From the genome of Novosphingobium sp. P6W:
GGGCTTCGATGAACTGTGCAAGGCAGTGCTGGGCGTGGATGATGCGCATAGCGATGTCGCCGATGCACTGGTGTGGAGCCGGCCCGACAAGAAGCTGGGCCTGAAATTCGCCAGCACCGGGCCCAGGTCGATTGGGCCGATCAGCTTCGACGGTGCGTTTGTAGAGGCGTTTCTCGATTACAAGACGCAGGCCAAAGTGGGCGTGGAACTTCATACGAAGATGGCCGCGGGACTGCGCTCGGACAAGTTGCTCGAAAAGATCATGCCCGGTCAGGGCAAGACCGCCGAGACAGATCAGGTCGCGATCACGCTCGATAGCGCCAACGGACTGAGTTTTGGCGCGGGCAAGGACAAGAAGCTGATCCTGCCGGTCCGCTTCTCCTTCCCGGGGATAGAGCTTCGCGAATTCGCGCTCGTTCAGCCGGAAAAGGACAACAAGGACAGCCAGAACCGCATCGACGTGATGATGACGATAGCCGGCAAGCTGGGCGATGTCTTCGCGGTTGTCGTCGAAGGCGGCGGCGTCTCGGTACGCTGGACGGACGGCGCGGGGCCAGACGTGCAGCCCAAGATCCCTACCGGCATCGGCGCGCGGATCAATACCGGCGTGGTCAGCGGCGGCGGGTATCTGCGCTATTCCGAGGACAACAAGGAATACGGCGGCGTTTTCGATCTCCAGTTCCTGAAGTTCGGTATCACCGCGATCGGCCTACTGGGGACCGAGCCGTTCAGCTTGGTGATCGTGATCGGCGTCCACTTCGCGCCCAAGATCGATCTGGGCTTCGGCTTCACGCTCAATGGTCTGGGCGGCATCCTGGCGATAGAGCGTTCGGTCAACACCACCGCGCTTAGCGAAGGGCTGAAGACCGACATCGTCGGGCAACTGCTATTTCCGTCCGATCCGGTGGCGGCAGCGCCGCAGATCCTGGACTCGCTTGGCAAGGTATTCCCGCAGCGCGACGGCGGTTTCGTCGTCGGCCCGATCGCAGAGCTTGGCTGGGGGTCCCAGGCCGGGTTCGTCAAGGCCCGGCTGGGCATCGTGCTCAGCCTGCCTGACCCGAAGGTAGTGATCCTGGGCGCGCTGGAAATCGGCGTGCCCTCGGCAGACATCAAACCCGACAAGCGCATCGTCGATATCCATGCCGACCTGCTCGGCGAAATCACGCCCGACTATTTCCTGCTGAAAGTTTCGATTTTCAAGTCGAAGCTGTTCACCCTCACCCTGTCGGGCGATATCGCGCTGTTCATTAAATGGGCGGGCGAAGGGGCCTTCGCGCTTTCGGTCGGCGGGTTCTTCCCGAAATACGATGCGCCCAAGGAGATCGGCAAGCTTGATAGGCTGTCGATCGGGTTCAAGCCGCCGGTGGACTGGCTCAAGATAACCGCCGAAGCCTATGTCGCGATCACTTCGAATTCCATCCAGTTCGGCGGCAAGCTCGATCTCAGCGCCGATGTCGGCGTGGCTTCGGCCCATGCGTGGATATCGCTGGATGCGCTGTTCCAGTGGGCACCGTATTTCCACTTCATCGTCATCCTGGACGTCGGCATCGAAGTCAAAGCCTTTGGCGCGACGATCGCGGGGGTCCACTTCCATGGCGAATTGTCCGGCGACCAGCCATGGCGTCTTGAAGGGACCGCTACTGCCGAAATCCTGTGGTGGGATGTCGATGTCGATATCGGTCCCCTCACCTGGGGCGAACCGCGACCGACCGATGCGCCGCGGATAGACAGCGTAAAAGCAGCGGCAGATGCGCTACAGGCCGAGGCAGCATGGACGCCGATCCTGCCCGCCGATGCGCTCCAGCTTGCCCGCTTTACCGATACCGGCGGCGACAGGCTGTTTCATCCGCTCGGCCGGCTGGAGGTCAAGCAGGCGCAGGTGCCGCTCGAAACGCAGATCGACCGCATCGGCTCAAGCTCCGTTTCGGCCAACCGCGTCTATCTTGCGCAGCCGATGGTCGGCGCGATCGAGGCTGCGGCGGTTTCGACGGTGCAGGATCGCTTTTCGCCGGGTCATTTCCTCGCGCTGAAGGACGACCAGTTGATGGCCCGTCCCGATTTCGAGCAGATGCCCGCCGGGCTGGTCGTCGCGGCTTCGGCGCGGCCGGTGTTCACCAGTGATGTCCACGCGGCCTATGCCTGGAACACGGTCTATCCACATCGGCCCGAACCTGTCGTTGCCGGCACTGACCACTGGAAGATCGCGGGCATCGCCAAGACCATGCTGGCCGCTTCGGCTGTCGCGA
Proteins encoded in this window:
- a CDS encoding DUF6603 domain-containing protein, translating into MSDDVWTALVKGVLGFTQSRAGDMVGSTFKGTGSFVTSLFDGASGTTKTALDTIKQDVKDLTPIGKALGEALKPKFEAAKTAVTNMATEIGTDPFTLEAAARAATELAYVLIAFDEALDILAEKIAEREQNPASKQQVLDAISGITDPWKAPFKALGADAVKGFDELCKAVLGVDDAHSDVADALVWSRPDKKLGLKFASTGPRSIGPISFDGAFVEAFLDYKTQAKVGVELHTKMAAGLRSDKLLEKIMPGQGKTAETDQVAITLDSANGLSFGAGKDKKLILPVRFSFPGIELREFALVQPEKDNKDSQNRIDVMMTIAGKLGDVFAVVVEGGGVSVRWTDGAGPDVQPKIPTGIGARINTGVVSGGGYLRYSEDNKEYGGVFDLQFLKFGITAIGLLGTEPFSLVIVIGVHFAPKIDLGFGFTLNGLGGILAIERSVNTTALSEGLKTDIVGQLLFPSDPVAAAPQILDSLGKVFPQRDGGFVVGPIAELGWGSQAGFVKARLGIVLSLPDPKVVILGALEIGVPSADIKPDKRIVDIHADLLGEITPDYFLLKVSIFKSKLFTLTLSGDIALFIKWAGEGAFALSVGGFFPKYDAPKEIGKLDRLSIGFKPPVDWLKITAEAYVAITSNSIQFGGKLDLSADVGVASAHAWISLDALFQWAPYFHFIVILDVGIEVKAFGATIAGVHFHGELSGDQPWRLEGTATAEILWWDVDVDIGPLTWGEPRPTDAPRIDSVKAAADALQAEAAWTPILPADALQLARFTDTGGDRLFHPLGRLEVKQAQVPLETQIDRIGSSSVSANRVYLAQPMVGAIEAAAVSTVQDRFSPGHFLALKDDQLMARPDFEQMPAGLVVAASARPVFTSDVHAAYAWNTVYPHRPEPVVAGTDHWKIAGIAKTMLAASAVAKARRQSANPYMTTAPEPPAPVLSDPGLVTVIHRDTLAPLAATLTDIGATSAAEFLAGSNDLGVLASGMAA